The stretch of DNA ACAGATGTCGTGGCCTCAAGAGCTTAACCCTTCAGGATTCAAACTGGCTCTGAAAAACTGTGGAATTCAGCTGCTTTTCAGACAGATTGCTCCATTTCAGCGATCTTCTCGGGAATCTCGCTGAGATTGTTCACACAAGGGTATCGATCAAAATCAACCAGTCCATGCGGGAACAATGGCACATTTGTGCATGATGCCAGAAACTCCCGGGCGAGTCGATCCTGTGGCTGCCAGAGCTTCTGCTCGAATGATCTCCAGTGAACCAGGAGTCCCTGCATTCCCAGTTCACTGGCAGGAAGCATGTCGTTATCGACTCGATCACCAATCATGAGCGACTCACCCGGATGACAACCTACTTTATTCAACGCCCACTCAAATATCTGGCGATCAGGCTTGGAGCATCCCAGCTCATCACTGATGCCAATCAGATCGAAACACTCCGCCAATCCCCGTCGTTCGAGAGAGGGCCGGCAGGCTGTCGTCTGGTTCGCAATGATTCCCAGCCGGTAATGAGCACGCAGTCCCTGCAACATCTCGATGGCATGCGGGTTGAGCAGATGAAATTCGTCGTAGCGATTTCTCAGCTCGTTCGAAACATACTGACTCCAGGTCGAGTAGCGCTCAGGAGTGAGGCGGGACTTTGCGAGACGTGAGATGATCCATTGCTGGCCACGCTTCGCTTCGGCTTCACGGGCCAACATTAACTCGCTGAATGTCTGCTGAGGATTGGTTTCCCGCAAGGCCTCAAACAATGACAAATAGCCGAAAAACGCCTGCTGATCGTCATTGAAAAGGACATTTCCAATGTCGAAAAAAATCCATTTCAGCATGTTCGATCAATCCACCAGCGATCGATTGAGAGACTCATAACGATCTTTGAGATATTGCCGTAATCGTTCGCCACCTTCCCGGAAGTGTGGCGCAATCTCGATGGCCCAGAACTCCACACCATGGCTCGAAACTTGTGGAATTTTTACAAGGTCTTTCATGGTT from Planctopirus ephydatiae encodes:
- a CDS encoding HAD family hydrolase → MLKWIFFDIGNVLFNDDQQAFFGYLSLFEALRETNPQQTFSELMLAREAEAKRGQQWIISRLAKSRLTPERYSTWSQYVSNELRNRYDEFHLLNPHAIEMLQGLRAHYRLGIIANQTTACRPSLERRGLAECFDLIGISDELGCSKPDRQIFEWALNKVGCHPGESLMIGDRVDNDMLPASELGMQGLLVHWRSFEQKLWQPQDRLAREFLASCTNVPLFPHGLVDFDRYPCVNNLSEIPEKIAEMEQSV